In one window of Posidoniimonas corsicana DNA:
- the rplI gene encoding 50S ribosomal protein L9 → MPTQQKKIKRKSSSLKRLPKGPHGGYQVLLIQSVEHLGSQGEVVEVKPGFALNYLIPQGLATVASEHHQRMVEKHKAKLQQLAMLRQAELRSRAAEISRQSVTIEAQATEEGHLYGSVGAPEIVAALKKAGITLATDQVKLDGVLKELGLYTVKFRLSADVEGELKVWVVPAVGAE, encoded by the coding sequence ATGCCGACCCAGCAGAAGAAGATCAAGCGTAAGTCCAGCAGCCTGAAGCGTCTCCCGAAGGGCCCCCACGGCGGCTACCAGGTGCTGCTGATCCAGTCGGTCGAGCACCTTGGTTCGCAGGGCGAGGTCGTGGAGGTCAAGCCGGGCTTCGCGCTCAACTACCTCATCCCGCAGGGGCTGGCGACGGTCGCCTCGGAGCACCACCAGCGGATGGTGGAGAAGCACAAGGCCAAGCTGCAGCAGCTCGCGATGCTGCGTCAGGCCGAGCTCCGCAGCCGCGCCGCCGAAATCAGCCGGCAGAGCGTCACGATCGAGGCCCAGGCCACCGAGGAAGGCCACCTGTACGGCAGCGTCGGCGCCCCGGAGATTGTGGCCGCGCTCAAGAAGGCCGGCATTACCCTCGCCACCGACCAGGTCAAGCTGGACGGCGTGCTGAAGGAGCTGGGCCTGTACACCGTCAAGTTCCGCCTGTCGGCCGACGTCGAGGGCGAGCTGAAGGTCTGGGTCGTCCCGGCGGTCGGCGCCGAGTAG
- the ssb gene encoding single-stranded DNA-binding protein: protein MASYNRVILVGNLTRDPELRYIPSGTAVAEIGLAVNDRVKKGDQWVDETTFVDVTLWSRTAEVANEYLSKGSPVLIEGRLKLDSWEKDGQKRSKLKVIADKMQMLGGRSGGGGGGGGPRGGSDAYSQPASSSAGANIPPEDDIPF from the coding sequence ATGGCCAGCTACAACCGCGTAATCCTTGTCGGCAACCTGACGCGCGACCCCGAACTGCGATACATCCCCAGCGGCACCGCCGTGGCCGAGATCGGTCTGGCAGTGAACGATCGGGTCAAGAAGGGCGACCAGTGGGTCGACGAGACCACCTTTGTCGACGTCACGCTCTGGTCGCGGACGGCGGAGGTGGCCAACGAGTACCTCAGCAAGGGATCGCCCGTGCTGATCGAGGGTCGGCTGAAGCTCGACTCGTGGGAGAAGGACGGCCAGAAACGCTCGAAGCTGAAGGTGATTGCCGACAAGATGCAGATGCTCGGCGGCCGCAGCGGCGGAGGGGGGGGCGGCGGCGGACCGCGCGGCGGTTCGGACGCCTACAGCCAGCCCGCCTCCTCGTCGGCCGGGGCGAACATCCCGCCCGAGGACGACATCCCGTTCTAA
- the rpsF gene encoding 30S ribosomal protein S6 translates to MADSVYEGLFIFDANKFARDQSAASTSVEQAISELGGEVLVSRLWEERRLAYPINGHRKGAYWLMYFKLPGAEVTALNRRCDLNDLVLRQLVLKIHPRLVEPILAHATASPEEEDAPAEEAAGEPAGTGA, encoded by the coding sequence ATGGCCGACAGCGTCTACGAAGGACTGTTTATCTTTGACGCCAACAAGTTTGCGCGTGACCAGAGCGCGGCGTCGACTAGCGTCGAGCAGGCGATTTCCGAGCTCGGCGGCGAGGTGCTGGTGAGCCGCCTGTGGGAGGAGCGCCGGCTGGCGTACCCCATCAACGGCCACCGCAAGGGCGCCTACTGGCTGATGTACTTCAAGCTGCCGGGCGCCGAGGTCACAGCCCTCAACCGCCGCTGCGACCTGAACGACTTGGTGCTCCGCCAGCTGGTGCTGAAGATCCACCCGCGGCTGGTCGAGCCGATCCTGGCCCACGCGACCGCTTCGCCCGAGGAAGAGGACGCCCCCGCCGAGGAGGCCGCGGGCGAGCCCGCCGGCACCGGAGCCTAG
- the pth gene encoding aminoacyl-tRNA hydrolase, producing the protein MKLIFGLGNPGKKYDKTRHNVGFEALDRLAQQWSADTPRAKFDSRVAECRIGQQKSLLVWPQTFMNRSGMAVQQAVSFYKTPLESVLVICDDFSLPLGRLRYRAKGSSGGQNGLKDIIRAVGSEEAPRLRIGVGPVPERWDAADFVLGRFNADEADDADEAIRRAAESVAVWAEHGIVDAMNQYN; encoded by the coding sequence ATGAAGTTGATTTTCGGGCTGGGCAACCCCGGTAAGAAGTACGACAAAACGCGGCACAATGTCGGGTTCGAGGCGCTCGATCGGCTGGCCCAGCAGTGGTCGGCCGACACGCCCCGGGCGAAGTTCGACAGCCGCGTCGCAGAGTGCCGGATTGGGCAGCAGAAGTCGCTGCTCGTCTGGCCGCAGACGTTCATGAATCGCAGCGGGATGGCCGTGCAGCAGGCGGTGTCGTTTTATAAGACGCCACTGGAAAGCGTGCTGGTCATCTGCGACGATTTCAGCTTGCCGCTGGGCAGGCTGAGATACCGGGCCAAGGGCTCCTCCGGGGGGCAGAACGGCCTGAAAGACATTATCCGCGCCGTTGGCTCCGAAGAGGCGCCGCGGCTGCGGATCGGCGTCGGGCCCGTGCCCGAGCGGTGGGACGCCGCCGACTTCGTCCTCGGCAGGTTTAACGCCGACGAGGCGGACGACGCGGACGAGGCGATCCGGCGGGCGGCCGAGTCGGTGGCTGTGTGGGCGGAGCACGGCATCGTCGACGCGATGAACCAATACAACTAG
- a CDS encoding 50S ribosomal protein L25, with the protein MSDILKAEPREKVGKLHNRRLRATGKIPAVLYGHGEGSVSLSLAKEQLRTVLRHGGKLVELQGAAKGQALLQDLQWDAFGKRLLHVDLLRVHAGDRVTVEIPVELKGDAPGEREGGVIEFVHHTVSIEVAPAGIPEKLHIDASGLHMNEAAHAAQILDLPEGAKVLLDEGEVIVHCVPPAGEAAEDEEGAVSGAAEPEVVGKKDEEADGEE; encoded by the coding sequence ATGTCGGACATCCTCAAGGCCGAACCGCGCGAGAAGGTCGGCAAGCTGCACAACCGCCGCCTCCGCGCCACGGGCAAGATCCCCGCGGTGCTGTACGGCCACGGCGAGGGATCGGTCAGCCTGTCGCTGGCGAAGGAGCAGCTGCGCACGGTGCTGCGGCACGGCGGCAAGCTGGTCGAGCTGCAGGGCGCGGCCAAGGGCCAGGCGCTGCTGCAGGACCTGCAGTGGGACGCTTTCGGCAAGAGGCTGCTGCACGTCGACCTGCTGCGGGTGCACGCCGGCGACCGCGTGACGGTTGAGATCCCGGTCGAGCTGAAAGGCGACGCCCCGGGCGAGCGTGAGGGCGGCGTTATCGAGTTCGTGCACCACACGGTCAGCATCGAGGTGGCGCCGGCGGGGATCCCCGAGAAGCTGCACATCGACGCGTCTGGCCTGCACATGAACGAAGCGGCCCACGCCGCCCAGATCCTCGACCTGCCCGAAGGGGCCAAGGTCCTGCTGGACGAGGGCGAGGTGATCGTCCACTGCGTGCCGCCTGCGGGCGAGGCCGCGGAGGACGAGGAGGGCGCCGTCAGCGGCGCCGCCGAGCCGGAAGTGGTCGGCAAGAAGGACGAGGAAGCGGACGGCGAGGAGTAG